DNA sequence from the Malus domestica chromosome 06, GDT2T_hap1 genome:
cccagaaacgccggcaccaaatgatagattgcatggcccgccgacaagcggcccaagaaacttcggctCCTTaatggcggccgaaggacacaATTGTTACTGATGATGAACGACCACCTCCAgctattatgacagagttggttcaagggaaacggcTGGTCAACCGAGATATTGAAACCACGTTCGAAgaggctgataaacggatcaaacttcttcttcggccgggggagatgaaggcacgcctcgagcatttcaggcaagaggccgaaagAAAATTAGCCCCGCCGGCCACACAAGAACCTTTGGttaaaattcgacggaatttgcaccCACCGTTCCTCGGGGAGGCTTTGGAGTACATGCGAGAattccataagaaacattcggccaatgATCTGTATGGCTTGCCGAAGGCATGTCAGGATACAATTGATTTAGTCCTGATTTGTCCTGATGCCGAGCGAATCATTCAGAAAACCTCAgacccaggattgaaagcaagattccagcacatacgagaagctcgtgtccttggatttgaagtcgacccatacactgatatcgatgcagccgaccttccgttctcaatggaggaccttcagtatttacgatatcacttcgaagtattttcggctgtttctctcttcggccttacgactGATGAAATAGCACGTGTTGCGTGATTGGATGCTTAACTCGATACCAGGGATGCCCGGATACACTACCAAGAGCAGGCTCGGATCTTGATCCCAAGCACACTGTCACCTTCAACCTCACTTAAGGCAATCACGCAGAACCAACAAGCTACCGAAGCAACAACACATGATCAAACCCTTGAAAAAGGAGCAGAAgagtctctttgtccaactctGACAACAACGGAAGCTGTAGTCGCCGACCAGACGAAAGACGAGGTTAACGAGGAGGATCCTAACCCGATGGGCCCATCCGtcttggataacatggaaatcagtatggtccatgtgttacccgCTGCTTTTCAATCCAGCACAGCTCAgccaaatttcctcgatggtgatGTAGTCGCCGAGGAAGCCGGCCATGTTGATTTCGTATCCGTGGCCGAAGTTGACTCTACAACAAAAGATGACAATATCAAAACAGCTTTGGCCGAATTATTTCCTCGTTCACCATCGGCCAACCTCCatcatttaaagccattgtatgtgacggcccataTCGAGGGATATctagtttctaaagtttttgtcgactgtggagctaccgtcaatatcatgcctatgaacatcatgaaggccttacgtCGCTCTAATGATGAACTTATTCTgtcagggatcacaatgagtagCTTCGTTggcgacaaatcccaaaccaaaggtgTCCTTCCGCTAACAGTGAATATTGCCGGTCGCATtcacatgaccgcctttttcgtgGTCGATTctaaaaccgagtataatgcactactcggtcgagattggattcaccaaaccagctgtattccttcctcattgtatcaagtgctCGTTTTTTGGGACGGTAAATCGGTCACGGTTCACCCGGCCGATAGCCAACCCTTCGAAAccaacatgatccaagcacggtattatgatgaccacgtcggctatattactttgcaaggcttcaatgatgaaggactgccgactcggatttctgttcagaaagctatcgaggttggcgccgagactgtccaccaggattcggcgagactcggattagccaACTTTCTCCCCGAAGccgatgtttgacaccgatcgggaGGAACgaagggccgcggtttcatctactatggaacgactgctggcccattggtatactatatctcaacaaccaaattcgagcgttaacctcgtcgagttccttgccGAAGGAAATAATGGTCCTGTCTTATCCCTTGACAAAGTTCGAGCCGTcccggccgagctcgaagatcatcagccccaagttaaggaccccctggaagagattaatgttgggacggtcGACGACCCACGCcctttgtttattagtgcattACTTCCCCAACAACTGAAGGACGAACTTCGTGCCTTTCTTACagagttcaaagattgttttgcttggagctaccatgaaatgcccggcttagatcgcactcttgtcgagcatgaattacgtattaagcccggatgCAAACCTTTCCGGCAaccacctcgtcgattctcgaccgaagtgcaaCTCGGCATAAAGGACGAACTGGTTCGacttttgaaagccgggttcattcggacagctcgatatgtggaATGGTTGGCAAATATCGTTCCTGTCTTAAAAAAAAgtggtgcactgcgcatctgcattgatttcagaaatctgaatctggcaactcccaaagatgagtatacaatgccgatttcagatctattaatcgatgccgcggcgaatcatgcgattttatcctttatggatggacatgccgggtacaactaaattttcattgccgaagccgatgtgcacaaaactgctttccgctgcccgggggcactcggcacttacgaatgggttgttatgccattcggcctcaaaaatgccggcgccacataccaacgggcaatgaacaccatatttcatgacttaattggaaccatcgtcgaagtctatATTGATGATGTTGTAATTAAATCCAAACAACGGCGGACTCATGTGGATGATCTCCGACAAGCTTTCCTTCGTATGCGCCAACACAATCTcaaaatgaatcctgccaaatgtgcaTTCGGTGTGTCGGCCGGTAATTTTCTCGGTTTCCTGGTACAtcaccgtgggattgaagtggacgaaaataaagcacGTGCAATCATCAGTGCTCCACCACCGACTACGAAGAAACAGCTGCAGTCCTTACTCGgcaagataaattttctccgccgatttatagctaactcggcagggaaaatgaaagcgttttcaacacttttgaaacttaaggactcgGATACATTTGCGTGGACGAacgagcatcaggcggcgttcacacaaatcaaagtctccctcacaACACCACCTGTCCTTGTTCCACCTCGGCGCGGTAAACCCCTCAAACTATATATCTCGGCGGCTgaagagtccatcggctgcctccttGCCCAAGACAATGATGCCGGGCGAGAGCAGGCTATTTTTTACCTCAGCCGAAATCTTAATCCaccggagatcaattattccgccgttgagaagctctgtcttGCCGTGTTCTTCGCCACTTCCAAACTCCGGCATTACATGCTTCCGTCGGTcacacaagtcattgcccagactgacgttatccggtacatgcttacccggccaatcgtaaaagggagaattgggaagtggacgatggcgttgtccgagtttagcCTACAATACgtgccccagaaagctgtcaaaggccaagcattggccgatttccttgctCACCACCCTTCCCCCTATGGTTTTGGGGACACTGatgtcgaaatcggcatggttgagacacgcgacaactattggacgatgtattttgacgGATCCAGTACTTCATCTTCGGCCGGCATTGGAGTTGTCATTCAATCTCCTAAtcacgatcgttggtatttttcgcttaagttggattttgactacaccaataatcaggccgaatatgaagccctaatCGTCGGCCTTGGCCTCCTTCATGACTTGCGGGCCACCCGTGCCCTCGTCCTCGGCGACTCTgagct
Encoded proteins:
- the LOC139196887 gene encoding uncharacterized protein, which gives rise to MFDTDREERRAAVSSTMERLLAHWYTISQQPNSSVNLVEFLAEGNNGPVLSLDKVRAVPAELEDHQPQVKDPLEEINVGTVDDPRPLFISALLPQQLKDELRAFLTEFKDCFAWSYHEMPGLDRTLVEHELRIKPGCKPFRQPPRRFSTEVQLGIKDELVRLLKAGFIRTARYVEWLANIVPVLKKSGALRICIDFRNLNLDSDTFAWTNEHQAAFTQIKVSLTTPPVLVPPRRGKPLKLYISAAEESIGCLLAQDNDAGREQAIFYLSRNLNPPEINYSAVEKLCLAVFFATSKLRHYMLPSVTQVIAQTDVIRYMLTRPIVKGRIGKWTMALSEFSLQYVPQKAVKGQALADFLAHHPSPYGFGDTDVEIGMVETRDNYWTMYFDGSSTSSSAGIGVVIQSPNHDRWYFSLKLDFDYTNNQAEYEALIVGLGLLHDLRATRALVLGDSELVINQLNGSFRCMSCTLAPYHMVASYLAESFDGITFEHISRIHNTDADELAQIASGAQLLRGKLGREIPMLRQLYLALVNQQILRRDDVIRTRVMSLPLLLDRQDIIEGKMDCYCYASAPKRVLGRSQKSMKGFAELINPDEKCDGYFDDTVIFGQEY